Proteins from a single region of Apium graveolens cultivar Ventura chromosome 7, ASM990537v1, whole genome shotgun sequence:
- the LOC141674313 gene encoding uncharacterized protein LOC141674313, translating into MYKCISKIIASRLKRVLSGIVNDAQSAFIPGRSISDNILLAHELFRGYDRETGASRCALKIDLHKAFDTLNWDFIVTVLHKIHLPVEMISWIRGCICSPRYSVKLNGIIHGFFKGTVGIRQGDPLSPYLFSLSMNILSCLLTKTPVGYKHHWRCKDLNISHLFFADDVLLFARGCKDSVSHIMDNLAVFSIWSGLKPSVHKSTSFLCNCDSEFAAWFDSTYSIPRGSLPVKFLGVPLIASQLCINDCVPLGFWCSHFILPSVLHRNIQSMLTKFLWKGNINQKGGAKVAWDDICLPKEEGGLGLKNMVHWNKARMIHHLLKVIIKSPTLWATWVNRTVLKHKYFWIIKVPTDCSWIWRKILNLRNVAIQYISYHIVTGDSLSLWFDPWWKSFCLANSISTPIINQCSLPHTATVASVTHSGQWLFPRPSMRIHHAAPLLTAWIEDPELPTIHSSGSDHILWDGVSASKIRTWNIWNSIRDSKPTVLWHKEIWHRLQITRFSHHQWLTCLNRLNTLARLHRFGIASTQQCFLCIMGRETTTHLFLQCTYSRWILLELFGHLGISVDHASWTDFLENIAELKDKAKGMIAACYAQVFCYHIWRERNARAHGKGMFGPMKLLHGMVQDIKARLTSSDWFNAVICSRPDLLLL; encoded by the exons ATGTACAAATGTATATCAAAAATCATTGCCTCTCGGTTAAAGCGGGTATTGTCAGGAATTGTTAATGACGCTCAATCAGCCTTCATCCCTGGCCGTTCTATCTCTGATAACATTCTCTTGGCTCACGAGTTGTTTCGAGGATATGATCGTGAGACTGGGGCCTCGAGGTGTGCACTCAAAATTGATCTTCACAAAGCTTTTGATACTCTAAACTGGGATTTTATTGTTACAGTTTTACATAAAATTCACTTGCCTGTGGAAATGATTTCTTGGATTCGAGGTTGTATTTGCTCTCCTAGATATTCAGTCAAGTTGAATGGAATTATTCATGGGTTCTTTAAAGGCACGGTGGGTATTCGGCAAGGGGATCCTTTGTCACCTTATTTGTTTTCCTTAAGCATGAATATCCTCTCATGTTTATTAACCAAGACTCCTGTTGGGTATAAGCATCACTGGAGATGCAAAGACTTGAACATTTCTCATTTGTTCTTTGCTGACGATGTTCTTTTGTTTGCTAGAGGATGTAAGGATTCGGTATCCCACATCATGGATAATCTTGCTGTTTTCTCGATTTGGAGTGGGTTAAAACCTAGTGTGCATAAGAGTACTAGCTTTCTCTGTAATTGTGATTCGGAGTTTGCTGCATGGTTTGATTCTACTTACTCAATTCCTAGAGGGTCCTTACCGGTGAAGTTCCTGGGCGTCCCGTTGATTGCATCTCAACTCTGCATCAATGATTGTGTGCCGTTG GGATTCTGGTGCAGCCACTTTATTTTACCTTCTGTTTTGCACCGCAATATTCAATCCATGCTTACTAAATTCCTTTGGAAGGGTAACATTAATCAGAAAGGAGGTGCTAAGGTTGCATGGGATGACATCTGCTTACCAAAGGAAGAGGGAGGACTGGGTTTAAAAAATATGGTTCATTGGAACAAGGCTCGTATGATTCACCACCTTTTGAAGGTAATCATAAAATCTCCTACTCTGTGGGCAACCTGGGTTAATCGAACTGTTCTAAAACACAAGTATTTCTGGATAATAAAAGTCCCAACAGATTGTTCGTGGATTTGGAGAAAAATTCTTAATCTTCGAAATGTGGCAATTCAATACATCTCTTATCATATTGTCACAGGTGACTCATTATCCCTTTGGTTCGACCCATGGTGGAAATCTTTCTGTCtagcaaactcaatttctacccCCATTATTAATCAATGCTCATTGCCTCACACTGCTACAGTAGCTTCAGTAACTCATTCAGGGCAATGGCTGTTTCCTAGACCCAGCATGAGAATACATCACGCAGCTCCTCTGCTCACTGCTTGGATCGAAGATCCAGAGCTTCCAACAATTCACTCTAGTGGAAGTGATCACATTCTCTGGGATGGGGTGTCTGCTTCTAAGATCAGGACTTGGAACATTTGGAATTCCATCCGTGACTCGAAACCAACAGTCCTATGGCACAAAGAAATTTGGCACAGGCTGCAAATTACTAGATTTTCTCACCATCAGTGGCTTACCTGCCTTAACCGGCTCAACACCTTGGCCAGACTTCATAGGTTCGGTATTGCTTCTACTCAGCAGTGCTTCCTATGCATTATGGGAAGAGAAACCACCACACATTTATTCCTGCAGTGTACATATAGTAGATGGATTCTGTTGGAGCTATTTGGTCATCTTGGTATCTCGGTTGATCATGCTTCCTGGACAGATTTCCTGGAGAATATCGCAGAGTTGAAAGATAAAGCCAAAGGAATGATAGCTGCTTGTTATGCCcaggtgttttgttatcatatATGGAGAGAACGGAATGCGAGGGCTCATGGAAAAGGTATGTTCGGGCCAATGAAGTTACTGCATGGAATGGTTCAAGATATTAAAGCACGGCTGACTTCTTCAGACTGGTTCAATGCAGTTATTTGTTCCAGACCAGATCTCCTGCTGCTGTAA
- the LOC141672485 gene encoding uncharacterized protein LOC141672485: MDLLEKFNGVMKENQSKKASVGKALHSLLVEWKNLDHADSSTQRLLQDFCTNIQSRQEELNSVQESCNTTSRELDEMTKNLDERVEEVERREKGLRVMHEEVEKKMKDLGFVKEGLDKDLRDFEERRKVNVGVYEKFCFEKREFERVKVLIEGRFQEVEVKEKGVEDCERELKRGLVELDEKLKNVVEKEEEFEVKEKSIKIREIKLAKFMADSDFKMENAVRMEKEVELKERSVGNREVELERSLVELEEKMKILVEKEKDVKLKERSVVNREIELNRGLIELEAKMKNLVEKEKDVGLKEKCVVNRAIELDRGLIELEAKMKNLVEKKKDVGLKEKCVVNRAIELDRGLIEFEAKMKYLGEKEKDVGLKEKSVENREIELDRGLIEFEAKMKNLVEKEKEVEIKVKSIENHEIELDRGLVEFNVKMKNVNEEEKGPEMERVIENHKFDEKMRNLVEKEKEAELKAKNVRNLETEVDVDEFDEKMKNVVEKEKAVQLKEKAVELKVKSTENRENELDELLGEIDLSMKNVMEKEKSVEIREIELNKSLVEFGVKMQNIIEKEKELELKVKKYKKRKTELDYAWFEFDLSTKKAKKKERKLEEKKRKFKKRKTELLDMEKEFELKEKSYENRNSELEGALVEFDWMIKDMKEKEKKIEMKEKIIENRKSEIVLKENEVNLKQISFEERCQKLELEKEKLEEQIIELEVKNRRSRNVDPSVVKPEPWSDDGSYADIKFSVTMDGNSLLLYLINHEKDLDAMTDEVYMALGKSRDAAKLVLDAMQGFYATKEVNKFKEDRIYRSSILLLEQLRRISPHIQSYIRKAALELARKWKEKMKSSMEVIVFFQLLFSYKLGSSFQPEEFLSLFEVIDQPTPISEIFQLLGYMGKVSDLIISLIQKGNRLQAIRYIFEFKLVGKFPPVPILKDHISFNKLLAEEIHEEKTFDEPEVNAIGNQLASLREVVKCIEDHKLEDEYPPESLLARIQQLKEQSEKNTKRANMPKKCGKKRHAAGSDPGPKAQKELRDGKRRHSEPLLETSLNVSPPALHSTTIP; encoded by the exons AGGAGGTTGAGAGGAGAGAGAAGGGTTTAAGGGTAATGCATGAGGAGGTGGAGAAAAAAATGAAGGATTTGGGTTTTGTTAAGGAGGGTTTGGATAAGGATTTGAGGGATTTTGAGGAGAGGAGGAAGGTGAATGTGGGGGTTTACGAGAAGTTTTGTTTCGAGAAGAGGGAGTTTGAGAGGGTTAAGGTTTTGATTGAGGGGAGATTTCAGGAGGTTGAGGTTAAGGAGAAGGGTGTGGAGGATTGCGAAAGGGAATTAAAGAGGGGTTTGGTTGAGTTGGATGAGAAATTGAAGAATGTGGTCGAGAAGGAGGAAGAATTTGAGGTGAAGGAGAAGAGTATAAAAATCCGTGAAATTAAGCTGGCAAAGTTTATGGCTGATAGTGATTTTAAAATGGAGAATGCAGTAAGGATGGAAAAAGAAGTTGAATTAAAGGAGAGGAGTGTGGGGAATCGTGAAGTTGAATTAGAAAGAAGTCTGGTCGAGTTGGAGGAGAAAATGAAGATTTTGGTAGAGAAGGAGAAAGATGTTAAATTGAAGGAGAGGAGTGTTGTAAATCGTGAAATTGAATTGAATAGGGGTTTGATTGAACTTGAGGCGAAGATGAAGAATCTGGTAGAGAAGGAGAAAGATGTTGGATTGAAGGAGAAGTGTGTTGTAAATCGTGCAATTGAGTTGGATAGGGGTTTAATTGAACTTGAGGCAAAGATGAAGAATCTGGTAGAGAAGAAAAAAGATGTTGGATTGAAGGAGAAGTGTGTTGTAAATCGTGCAATTGAGTTGGATAGGGGTTTGATTGAATTTGAGGCGAAGATGAAGTATCtgggagagaaggagaaagaTGTTGGATTAAAGGAGAAGAGTGTTGAAAATCGTGAAATTGAATTGGATAGGGGTTTGATTGAATTTGAGGCGAAGATGAAGAATCTGGTGGAGAAGGAGAAAGAAGTAGAAATAAAGGTCAAGAGTATTGAAAATCACGAAATTGAATTAGATAGGGGCCTGGTTGAGTTTAATGTGAAAATGAAAAATGTGAACGAGGAGGAGAAAGGTCCTGAGATGGAGAGGGTTATTGAAAATCACAAGTTTGACGAGAAGATGAGGAATTTGgtagagaaggagaaagaggcTGAATTGAAGGCGAAGAATGTAAGAAATCTTGAAACTGAAGTTGATGTGGATGAGTTTGATGAGAAAATGAAGAATGTGGTAGAGAAGGAGAAAGCGGTTCAATTAAAGGAGAAAGCAGTTGAATTGAAGGTGAAGAGTACTGAAAATCGCGAAAACGAACTTGATGAACTTTTGGGAGAAATTGATTTGTCAATGAAGAATGTGATGGAGAAGGAGAAGAGTGTCGAAATTCGTGAGATTGAATTAAATAAGAGTTTGGTTGAGTTTGGTGTGAAAATGCAGAATATTATAGAAAAGGAGAAAGAACTTGAACTGAAGGTGAAGAAGTATAAAAAGCGCAAGACTGAATTAGACTACGCTTGGTTTGAATTTGATTTGTCAACGAAAAAAGCGAAAAAGAAGGAGAGAAAACTTGAGGAGAAGAAGAGGAAGTTCAAAAAACGTAAAACTGAATTGTTAGATATGGAAAAAGAATTTGAATTGAAGGAGAAGAGTTATGAAAATCGCAACAGTGAACTAGAAGGGGCATTAGTTGAGTTTGATTGGATGATAAAAGATatgaaagaaaaggaaaaaaaaattgaaatgaaGGAAAAGATCATCGAAAATCGCAAATCTGAAATTGTGCTCAAGGAGAATGAAGTAAATTTAAAACAAATTTCATTTGAAGAAAGATGCCAAAAACTTGAACTGGAGAAGGAGAAGTTGGAGGAGCAAATAATAGAACTTGAAGTGAAAAACAGAAGATCCAGGAATGTTGATCCCTCAGTTGTGAAACCCGAGCCGTGGAGCGATGATGGTTCATATGCTGATATTAAATTTTCTGTTACTATGGATGGAAATAGTTTACTTCTGTACTTGATCAACCATGAAAAGGATCTTGATGCAATGACTGATGAAGTGTACATGGCACTTGGGAAATCAAGGGATGCTGCAAAACTAGTTTTAGATGCAATGCAAGGCTTTTATGCCACAAAAGAAGTTAATAAGTTTAAAGAGGATAGAATTTACAGAAGCAGCATTCTCTTGTTGGAGCAGTTGAGGAGAATTTCTCCTCATATTCAGTCATATATTAGAAAAGCAGCATTAGAACTTGCCAGAAAATGGAAAGAAAAAATGAAAAGCTCAATGGAGGTTATTGTTTTCTTCCAACTCTTATTTTCCTACAAATTGGGGTCTTCTTTTCAACCAGAAGAGTTCTTAAGCCTCTTTGAGGTTATCGATCAGCCCACACCAATTTCAGAAATATTCCAGCTCCTTGGTTACATGGGAAAAGTCAGTG ATCTCATAATAAGCCTCATTCAAAAGGGGAACCGGCTTCAGGCCATACGGTACATTTTTGAATTTAAGCTTGTTGGGAAGTTCCCGCCAGTGCCTATCCTAAAAGATCATATAAGCTTCAACAAACTGCTTGCTGAAGAAATACACGAGGAGAAAACCTTTGATGAACCAGAA GTAAATGCTATAGGCAACCAACTAGCTTCCCTCAGAGAAGTTGTCAAGTGCATTGAAGACCATAAGCTTGAGGATGAATATCCTCCTGAAAGTCTTTTAGCACGAATTCAGCAGCTGAAAGAGCAGTCCGAGAAAAACACAAAAAGAGCTAATATGCCTAAGAAGTGTGGAAAGAAACGACATGCTGCAGGCTCAGATCCTGGCCCTAAAGCTCAAAAGGAATTGCGTGACGGGAAACGTAGACATAGTGAACCACTACTAGAAACTTCCTTAAATGTTTCGCCTCCGGCTCTTCACTCGACGACAATTCCTTAA